The Cervus canadensis isolate Bull #8, Minnesota chromosome 20, ASM1932006v1, whole genome shotgun sequence genome segment AATATCAATAAGCACCAAGTTTAGTGCTGTCAGCCCCATTGTCCCTTAATTGATTATATATGATTAAGATCTTGTAAGCACAACACACTATAAAATCTACTTtgcatacacacaaatacagTTTCAAAAATGAATCCTGAAATTTTTCTACCAATAACAACAATTTCATCTTCACCAGGTCTTCGTAGCTGTGAAAAGAGCATTGGCATTGCCCGGTGAGCTCAGAGATATGTGGATTCATCTTCAGGGTAATTTGGGACTAAAGAGTGGCAAATTCTTCAATGGAAACTAGAAACCCTGGTGAGTTTTTTCATAAATAATCTTTTGTCCTTCTAAAGAGATCTTATTAATCCTCTAGCACCCTGAGCTCTCATCTGCATATGACAGAGAGGTAAAGTGAAGGAACCAGCAGGCAAGCTGTACAGACGATTAAAAGCATCTCAGCTTTTACGGTCCACAAGCCATATTCAGCCTTATACTGCAAGCAACAACATTGCCCCCTCAGGCTGCTTGGGTACCACACAGCGAGCAATCACCAGATCGGCTAGCCCTCCACTTTACATCAGGCTATGCAGGCCTATGCAGGCTATGCGAAAGCTACGTTTTATCCATTTAGGGAAAAGGTGGTCTGCATGCAAAATTTGTCAGAGTCGAATGGCTTCTTAAGCACTATCAATGTTTACTGTGAAAGGGCCTAATTCAGAGCACTCATGGCACCActgaggatgaaactggagcgtAAGAAGAAAGCAAGCCACGTTCATCTTTATGCCTTAGCACCTCTGGCTGACCAGGAGCAGAGGAGAGCCGCTTCCTCAGCCCAAACCTATACAGGCAAAGCCAGGTGCCGGGTTGGCACCAAGGGCATCTGCTTGAAGCACAGAGGCGACCACATGACGTCCAGGCCTCCAGCGCAAGGGTGTCAGCTCCTCACTGCCCTGTCCTGTCTCCCTCGCTGTCTGATGGGCCTTCTTACCCCATGAGCCAGACCTGGTAGTCTCATTCCGGTGAGCAAGGTATAGAGCTACTTACACTGGGATCTCGCTGCCTACACACACAACTAAACTGTGTCACTACTgggctttcttctttcttttagaaCCACTTCCCTTATAATGACTTACATCTCCACGGACTTGATCAACATCAGGTGATCAGAGACAAAAACACTTTCATTTCCTGCTGTGAACACCATACAGACAGTGACTTGAGTGTTCATGATCAATGATTCCTTGCTGAACACTGGTCTTATGAAACATCTAAGGGTCAGTTTAGTAACACTGGATCCAGTTTCAAAGGGGTAGGGTTCTGAAGGTTGATGGCCAGTGTTTTTTATCAACAAGATTTCCGGAAGAACTCGATTTTAGAAACTGAATTCGTGTGCGAGAGCGCAGCCAGGGGAACAGCGTACGCGTGGTCACAGGTTATCACTTTAAGACATTTTACCAGAACGGTTACAGGgtagagtcacacacacacacacatttatagtCACACATACAGTAGAATTTTACTGATCCAGACAATACTTcttttcaattaagaaaaaatgaagactGTTGTTTGGCCACCCAGGCATGAAATCTACTTAAACCTGGAATATAAGGGTGCAGTACTGTTCAAGTAAACAGCAACTGCACAGTGCTAACAACTTACATTAAGATCGACACATGCTGTCTTAAGAGGTCCAGTGAGCGCTAAAGACTAAAGAAAGTCGGTGACGGCAGCCAGAAGTCAATAAGTCATCTCTCTTTGGTTCTGCCTGTAATCCATCACCCGGCAGAACAGTTAAGAGTCCAGGAGATGATGCGAGTCCTCGTAGGAAAATGCAGGACTAAGAAAATTTTAAGTGTCAATGAGTTCTGCTCAAGACTTTGGACAGTCTTGAAAGTCTTCTTGTTggattaacagaaaaataaaactttatggtTATTTCAATGTCAAATTTTAATagagatttttgaaaaaatattaaggTTTCTAAAGTTAGATCATGGGCAATAATGCTGTAAAAAGTGGTCTCATTGGTGTATATCCACTGCTTAGGTTCCATTGGTCTCATAGAAGCCCACCTCGCAGTTTTGCTGAACTAGACAAATATAAATAACACATAGTAAACACTGATACACATCTCACAGGACACACTTCATGTCACAGAATAGCTCTACTTTAGTCCTAAAACTGTTGTAAAAATGGAGATCTCTCAGATATCAGAAGTATCTCTGGTATTTCTGGACAAGTACATCTCACGTTATAATAAAAGTTGTGATTACAAAGGCATCACTCATTTAATGGCCTTTTTCTATGGGTACTTGGGCTTTCAACTGTGTAGCCGAAAGTGTCTCTCTTATTTCATTGAGACTCTGCATGGACCTTCCAGTCCCTGAAGCCACAGGCTCTCTTCCCTGTAAACCTCCAGAGAACTGAGTCTGAGGACCTACACTTTAGAAACGTTAGAGAACTGATAACTGATCATGGTGACAATCACCTTTCCACTGAGCGtggtcaacttaaaaaaatataaccGATGAGAGGACAGACACTTCTGGGttttgagctttaaaaaaaagagagagaaatttttttttttctgcgcAGCCAGGGAAGTGTCTGGCTCACAGAGCCTCGGCAGACGTGTCCGTGGACACAGACATGGTCACCTTGGCGATCTTGACCGTGCTCTTGATGCAGCTCTCCGCGGCCCTGTGGACGCTGGCTGCGTTGTTGGCGTGTTTGTGCAGGCAGTCTGAGTCCCCCATGCTGTTATCAAGAGGCTGTGCGGTGCCTTCGCAGGAGGGGAACATGCTCCGGAAAGCATGTCTCAGGTCCTTGCTCCGCAGAGCGTAGATGATGGGGTTCACTGTGGAATTCAGCAGGCAGAGCATGCTGCAGAACGCAAACACCGTCTTAATGAGCTTGTTCATCTTCCCAAAGACATCGTATACCATGATGGCGAGCAGCGGGCCCCAGCAGATGATCAAAACCACCAGGATGAGGACCAGGGTCTTGGCCAGCCGAATGTCCATGCGGGCTTGGTCGGGCCGAGTCACCTGCACCTTGCCATCCTCCGACGTGTGGATGATGATGCTCTTCTGGGTACCACGCTGGATCATGCGGACGGCGTGGCTGTGCGCCTTCCAGAGGATGTACATGTAGGCATACACGATGAACAGCAACAGCACGCTGGTGACCCCGATCCAGAACATCAGGTAGGTCTCGTCGATGAGCGGGAAAATGTCTGAGCACACGGATTGCAGCTTCTTGCAGTTCCAGCCGAGCAGAGGCAGCACAGCGATCACAATCGCGATGGTCCACATCAGGCAAAACGCCACCACGGCCTTGGGCCGCGTGACGATCCTCTTGTAGGCCAGGGGCCTGTGGATCGATATGTACCTGTCGATGGCCGTGAGGAACAGGCTGCCCACCGAGGCCGTGAACGAGGCCGTGACCCCCCCCAGTTTGAACAGAAACACATTGGGGCTGTCTTTGCGGTGGAACACGTGGAAGTCCACGAAGCTGTAGACGAAGATGACGCTCCCCAGGAGGTCGGCCACCGCCAGGCTGCCGATGAAGTGGTAAGACGGCCGGCAGCGCAGGCTTCGCGAGTGGAGGATAACGCAGAGCACCAGCAGGTTCTCCAGGACCGTGAAGGTGCCCAGCGTGAGGGACAGCACAGCGATGGCCAGCTGCTGGCTGGGGTTCAGGATCATGAAGCACTCcatgtccatgaagttctccccGCACTGGATGTTCTCCTCATTCTCCTTGTAGGAGGACAGGGACTTGTTGTAAAACTCGGTGAGGTTCGCCTGGTCTGCGGGGACCAGCTGAGGGCTGCCCCCCGCAGTCATCTTTTCCGGGAAGGGACTCCCCCTGAAGGAAGTCAGAGGAAACTTCTGCGGGAAGTACCCTAATTTAGATGCCATGTCGCTTTTGATGTCTTCGTACTGAATGTCATTGGCACCCACGTACAGGAGGTCTGTGGTGATGGTTCGGAAGGTGGTATCTGCCAGGCCGTCGAGGATGGACTTCATCCCCTCCGTCTTCAGTCAGGCCACACGCACGATGACTGAGAAAGAGCCCCGCAGCCGGGGACCCTGATGGGAGGGAAAACAGATAAGCTGAACGGTGAGAGAACCGGGAGAATTAAAACAGACCAACCACAAAAAAATCCCCCCGAACGACTGCAAGCTTCCCAACAACGTACCCTCGTGTTATTTTATTCCTGTCTCTAAACATAGGTAAAATCTTTACCCAATCATGGAACTGGGAGAATTAAAACACACCATCaactgatgttggggaagattgaactGGGAGAATTAAAACACACCATCagctgatgttggggaagattgagggcaggagcagaagggggtgacagaggatgagatggctggatgtcattactgactcaacagacattagtttgagcacactccctgggagacagtgaaggacagggaagcctggtgcgctgcagtccatgggatcacagagtcggacatgactgagcggccgcacaaccaccaccaacaaaaaatcCCTGCAAACGATTGTCAACATCCCAACTGTGTACCTTCATGTTATTTCATTCCTGTCTCAAACATAGGTAAAATCCTTGATCCAATTCAGTCAACAAAACGAGTCAGGTCCTTAGTTAAAGAAAAGCTGCCCAGAGAATCCCTTGGTGACCCATCAGTTAGGACCCCATGCTTTCACGGACAAGGATGccagttcgacccctggttggggagctgagttTCCACAAGATCACTGCTccgtgaaaaaaattaaataaaaataaagccatgCACTTGCTTAATGTACAGAAAAacatacaataataaaaataaacacataattaaaatctaaaaagaaaaacaagaagagctgTCCAAAGTTGATGAGGTAGAGGGCAGACCCAACACACCCATTTCTCTCACTTTGTAAGCTCTCCAGACTTGGGTCACCATGTGAGTACGGTGTGGCCCCCAGGGCCCGGCTGTCAAGTGAAGGCAGCGTATCTGGGGTGTGGTTGCATTTCAGCTGTGTCAGGGCGTGTGTGCCACCTGGCCTCtactttctctcacacacacagtgttgTGATCCTGGTGTGGGGGAGCAACCACACGTCACACAAGCTCTGCTCTTGGAGACTTGACTGCCGCGTCATACAGGTAAGACCAAGCATATAAGACAATTGAAGAACAAGAGTGTGGGGTCAGGGATTGAGTTGGGTGGCCTACGTGTCGAGTGTAAAGGCAGAGACAGACACGGCTGCGAACCACAGGAAGAAGACCCAGGCGCTGGCTCTGACTCCATCGGGCAAGTTTCCTCACCCAGAGAAGACATTTGAACTGCACCTGAGGGGAATGCCTAGAATGTCTACACCAGCCAAGAAAACCGTGATGAAGGGCAAACTTGCGCTGAAGCTCACAACACTGTGCCTCCAGAGGGTGACCGCCACCAGGGGTGGGGTGACCCCAGCGCACCCTGGAGGATGGAGACAGGCTTGATCGTCCAAAGCTTCCTACGTGGGTGACGCTGGAAATAAGGATGGCTGAGAGGAAGGGTCAATTTTCAGGGCTCTTCAGTTCTCAGCTGGGCAGTTTGGTTCTGTTTCAAAACAAATGGTCAGAGGATTGGTTCtaccatttataaatatttgtttaaaatgtggCTTTTAAGCTCTTTagcttataaaaattatttgagataGTGAGGGCAGTCCACGATATACAGCAAGTGCACACAAATACTGTCTGATTTTGCCTATATGAGGTGCCTAgaagagtcaaattcatagagctAGAAAGTCCATTGGTAGATGCCACGGATCAGTGAGTGGGAAGCGGGCATGGGGAGCTGGTTTTAAATGGGGACAgaatttcagtttaggaaggtgaagaGTTTGGGAGATGATGGTGAGCGTTGCACAACAATGCGAATCTCCTCAGTGCCCTGAACTGCACAGTTAAGTATGGGTGAAGGAGTATGtcttatattatgtgacttttaccacaataacaaaaatgttaaaaagaaaatactgaggGTGGTCCAAGATGGCAGTGTAGAAAGCTCTTGAACGCTCCTCCTACCACAGGGCCACCGAGTCTACAGCTACAAATGGAACAATTCCCTCTGAAAAAGACTTGAAAACCAGCTGACTGGCACTTCACAACAAACCGTAAAAGGGCCACATCAAGACAGGTGAGAGAGTTAAAGAATGACGTCGCACTCCTGAAACAAACATAATGTTCAATGCTAATGGCCTCAACACAAAGAAGAACTattcgtagctcagttggtaaagaatctgcctgcaatgcaggagacctgggttcaattcctgggtcagggagatcccctggagaaggaaatggcaacccactccaggattcctgcctggagaaccccatggacagaggagcctggcaggctacagtccacggggttgtaagagtcagacgtgactgaaacCAACAACCAACATTAGAAACACAAAGTGATATctgtaatcattttaaaaatcacgaAAGTCAATATTTTACTTACTAATTGTCTTCTTTTTGTTcccaaatatataatacaatattgagGAGGGGGAAAGATAGTCATTAGCTTGGATCCAATTAAAATgctgaaggaaatccaaaaagttAGGGGGggagaaaatatgtatataaataaataaatatatatatatataatagatgtGTGTGTaattcactttgctacacagtagaaactaacataccattgtaaagcaactacatgccaataaaatgtaaaaatgtttaaaattaaataataaaattgttcccctattgaaaaaaattctgaatctTCTAGTAAAATACAGAGATCCCACCTGTATCTGAACTAATAAttcgtttattcattcatccaacaaatcaTGGAGCACCCGCTACGTGCCAGGGACGGTATGAGGCCCTGGGAACAGAACAGCACCCAGGAAGAGCCCGTGACTGCATGAAGTTCAGCAGAGGAGACGGGCAGCTGGCCCTGCAAGTGTGAGGAAGCATGATGCTAGGGACGGTCAAGGCCACACATGATGCTGTGGGAGCGGCAATCCAGGGGTTGAAGGCGTCTTCCCCCAAAAGAGGGTGTCTACACCAAGAGTAAGTAGAATTAATGTGGGTGTAGACAGGACACGGAGGCACAGAAAACCATTTTAATGACCACTGTAAGTGTCCTGAAATGCTTCTCACTGTTTGTTGAGTAACTGGGAATAGGCACAATGTGCTAAATGTGGCCCAGCTCCCCACATCCTGCCAATTCTACGTCCAGGCCACCGTCACAGCTCACCAGAACCTGAGCACCATACTCACAGCTGGTTTTCCTGCCTTTCTCTGGACCGATCCCCTTTGGACCACTTCCCAAATAGCTGCTGTGGGGATCTTCACAAAATAGGTAGTTGATTATGCTACTCCCCTGTTTCAATCTCTTTGCCCTAAAGACCAAGTTCAAATTCATTCACAAGGTCTCCCTTTCAGGCTCATGCTCTCCAGACCATCCGACACggctcttctctctgccttctgGGTAGGCCCAGCTGAGCGCCGTTCAGATCCGACTCTGACTCCCTGCGCCCAGAGTTCTGCAGCTTGTCTTCCCCCTGAGCAGGAAAGGTCTCCACCACCATCCCGATTACCCACAGGACAAAGTCTAGTAAAAGGCTTCTTTCCCAAGGTCATCAAACCCCCGCCTGTCTCTTCAACCGTCCTCTCATCACTCCTGGACCTGCCACTTGCACCAGACAATCCGGCTCCATGAACATAGCAAGTCCACCGCTTTTCAACTCGGTGCGTTAGTTTCCACCGCTTTTCATACTCCTCTGAGCAAACATCCGTTCCCTTCCTCCATCTGGTCAAGTCTTTTCCTGCAATTTGATGTCACCACCTCCTATAGCTCCATGATTAGAGGAAGTACCCACTCTGGGGCTCCTAGAATATTCAAATAGAGTTCTGTCACAGCATTTACTTAATAGTCTAACATTTCTCTGTGTTTGCACCTGTTTGGCCCCTCCAATAGACAGTAAGCTCACTGAGGGAAGGAATTTTATCTTAGTGTTTACCCACAGCATGTAGTGTAATGCCTACCGTATAGAAGGGGACCCTATATATGTTGGTTGAttgaatatacatatttcaaaagaGGAAAAGGTGAGGGACAGATTCTCCCAATCATGATGGGAATAAAGCATGTAGCTTGAATCAAGGTATCTTACCTAAATTGCTACCCAATCCATTTGTGCTAGAAAAATGTTCTATTTagatgaggttgttgatattttacAGCTTCCCAGTtagcgctagtagtaaagaactcgcctgccaacgcgggagacataagagactcaaggttcgatccctggcttgggaagatcccctggaggagggcacggcaacccattccagttttctcgcttgcagaatcccgtggacagaggagcctaagggGCTGCAGTTcgtagggttacaaagagttagatctgactgaggcgacttaccatgactttgatattttaaatgaaagctgCCTGTGTAATGACTGTGTTAGCTGtttcattgtgtctgactctttgagaccccgtgaactgtagcccaccaggctcctctgtccgtgggatttttcaggcaagaatactagagtgggttgccatttccttctccaggggatcttcctgatgcagggatctaacccgggtccctcgcattgcaggcagattctttaccctctgagccacaagggaagccccatgtaatGATTACCTAGCCTAAATATACATGGGAAGCTTTGGCTAGACAGTAGTTGGCAAGAATATCAGCAATGTTTCATCAGATGGTGAACAAAGTCAGTATGACAGGTAAGTCAGGAGGGCTCCCTTCACCCCTTCCCGGTCCTGTGGCCCTTTGCATGACCCCAGTGTGACCTGTGCTGGCAGGATGGAGACACCACTGGACCAACGGCCCTGAATCCCCCGCGGTTAAACTCTGGCATTACGCAGGAACTTAGAGCGAGCTCCTTTTCTGAGCTGGCTCTGTACTCCCTCCCGCACCAGCAGAGGGGCTGGGAACGGCGTGACCAGAGGCAGGAGCCCGAGGGCGCGGACCGCACAGGGCGCCCCGTGGGCACCGAGAATCCGGTAAAGCCCGATCAAGGGCCCCCGGGAGGCAGGCTAGCTGTGGAGGCTACACAGGGTGCAGAAATAAAGACTGTAGTCCAACAGCCACAGTGGCTGCCCACCGCTTCCTGATTCCGCTCTTCAGGTCTCTCCGGAGCTCCCGTCTTAGCCTGGCCCCCGCTGCTCACTCCCAAGTGTCCTCAGGCTCCCGGTTCAGCCATCTGCCCATCATGTCCTTTCTCACAGCCCCAGATCTTCCAGAAAATGCCCTACGTGCGCCCACCACTGGGCCACAACTTTTGAGTCAACTTTGCTCTTTGTGCAAATTTACATTTGCTGAACAACTCCACTCAAGTATGAAAGTGTTTATATAACAGGAGGGACAGAGAAGAATGCTATAATCTGTGAGAGCCGTTAATGGCCCTGGCACATCCTCAAATCTCGGTTTTGCTTCTCAACTCCCCTCCCCCCGTACTTAAAACACACAGCGCACTGGCCTAGGAGATGGCCCCTACCCCTTGAATCACCCTGCAcaccttcctcctttcctcccacccttccctctGTCTGAAATACTCATTTCCAAGGTCTCTGTTAGCTTATCTTTCTGAGACCTCCTTGACTTGCCCTTCCCTCCATGCAGAAGTAGTTCTCCCAATTTCCCCTTCTATTATAGACTGTACTACACCATCCTCTCATGAGTTTACATATTTATTTCCATAA includes the following:
- the CNR1 gene encoding cannabinoid receptor 1, whose translation is MKSILDGLADTTFRTITTDLLYVGANDIQYEDIKSDMASKLGYFPQKFPLTSFRGSPFPEKMTAGGSPQLVPADQANLTEFYNKSLSSYKENEENIQCGENFMDMECFMILNPSQQLAIAVLSLTLGTFTVLENLLVLCVILHSRSLRCRPSYHFIGSLAVADLLGSVIFVYSFVDFHVFHRKDSPNVFLFKLGGVTASFTASVGSLFLTAIDRYISIHRPLAYKRIVTRPKAVVAFCLMWTIAIVIAVLPLLGWNCKKLQSVCSDIFPLIDETYLMFWIGVTSVLLLFIVYAYMYILWKAHSHAVRMIQRGTQKSIIIHTSEDGKVQVTRPDQARMDIRLAKTLVLILVVLIICWGPLLAIMVYDVFGKMNKLIKTVFAFCSMLCLLNSTVNPIIYALRSKDLRHAFRSMFPSCEGTAQPLDNSMGDSDCLHKHANNAASVHRAAESCIKSTVKIAKVTMSVSTDTSAEAL